A genome region from Vulpes lagopus strain Blue_001 chromosome 7, ASM1834538v1, whole genome shotgun sequence includes the following:
- the ZBTB7A gene encoding zinc finger and BTB domain-containing protein 7A — MAGGVDGPIGIPFPDHSSDILSGLNEQRTQGLLCDVVILVEGREFPTHRSVLAACSQYFKKLFTSGAVVDQQNVYEIDFVSAEALTALMDFAYTATLTVSTANVGDILSAARLLEIPAVSHVCADLLDRQILAADAGADAGQLDLVDQTDQRNLLRAKEYLEFFQSNPMNSLPPAAAAAFPWSAFGASDDDLDATKEAVAAAVAAVAAGDCNGLDFYGPGPPADRPSAGDGDEGDSNPGLWPERDEDAPAGGLFPPPVAPPAAATQNGHYGRAGEEEAASLSEAAPEPGDSPGFLSGAAEDGDGDGPDGDGLAASTLLQQMMSSVGRAGAAAAGDSDEESRADDKGVVDYYLKYFSGAHDGDVYPAWSQKVEKKIRAKAFQKCPICEKVIQGAGKLPRHIRTHTGEKPYECNICKVRFTRQDKLKVHMRKHTGEKPYLCQQCGAAFAHNYDLKNHMRVHTGLRPYQCDSCCKTFVRSDHLHRHLKKDGCNGVPSRRGRKPRVRGGGLGGPDPSPSPGAAAPPGAPAPPGSPDAPRNGREKHFKDEEEDEEEAPDGLSRVNVAGAGGGGGDGGAGAPAEGSFAAGLA, encoded by the exons ATGGCCGGCGGCGTGGACGGCCCCATCGGGATCCCGTTCCCTGACCACAGCAGCGACATCCTGAGCGGGCTCAACGAGCAGCGGACGCAGGGCCTGCTGTGCGACGTGGTGATCCTGGTGGAGGGCCGCGAGTTCCCCACGCACCGCTCCGTGCTGGCGGCCTGCAGCCAGTACTTCAAGAAGCTGTTCACGTCGGGCGCCGTGGTGGACCAGCAGAACGTGTACGAGATCGACTTCGTCAGCGCCGAGGCGCTCACGGCCCTCATGGACTTCGCCTACACGGCCACGCTCACCGTCAGCACGGCCAACGTGGGCGACATCCTGAGCGCCGCCCGCCTGCTCGAGATCCCCGCCGTGAGCCACGTGTGCGCCGACCTCCTCGACCGGCAGATCCTGGCGGCCGACGCGGGCGCCGACGCCGGGCAGCTGGACCTCGTGGATCAGACCGACCAGCGGAACCTGCTCCGGGCCAAGGAGTACCTCGAGTTCTTCCAGAGCAACCCCATGAACAGcctgccccccgccgccgccgccgccttcccCTGGTCCGCCTTCGGCGCGTCCGACGACGACCTGGACGCCACCAAGGAGGCCGTGGCCGCGGCCGTGGCCGCCGTGGCCGCCGGCGACTGCAACGGCTTGGACTTCTACGGGCCGGGACCACCGGCCGATCGGCCCTCGGCCGGGGACGGGGACGAGGGCGACAGCAACCCGGGTCTGTGGCCGGAGCGGGACGAGGACGCCCCTGCCGGGGGCCTCTTCCCGCCCCCCGTggccccgccggccgccgccACGCAGAACGGCCACTACGGCCGGGccggggaggaggaggcggccTCGCTGTCCGAGGCGGCCCCCGAGCCAGGCGACTCTCCGGGCTTCCTGTCAGGCGCGGCCgaggacggggacggggacgggccCGACGGGGACGGGCTGGCGGCCAGCACGCTGCTGCAGCAGATGATGTCGTCGgtgggccgggcgggggcggcggcggcgggggacaGCGACGAGGAGTCGCGGGCGGACGACAAGGGCGTCGTGGACTACTACCTGAAGTATTTCAGCGGCGCCCACGACGGGGATGTGTACCCGGCCTGGTCGCAGAAGGTGGAAAAGAAGATCCGGGCCAAGGCTTTCCAGAAGTGCCCCATCTGCGAGAAGGTCATCCAGGGCGCCGGCAAGCTGCCGCGGCACATCCGGACCCACACCGGGGAGAAGCCGTACGAGTGCAACATCTGCAAGGTCCGCTTCACCAG GCAGGACAAGCTGAAAGTGCACATGAGGAAGCACACGGGCGAGAAGCCGTACCTGTGCCAGCAGTGCGGGGCGGCCTTCGCGCACAACTACGACCTGAAGAACCACATGCGCGTGCACACCGGCCTGCGCCCCTACCAGTGCGACAGCTGCTGCAAGACCTTCGTCCGCTCCGACCACCTGCACAGACACCTCAAGAAGGACGGCTGCAACGGCGTCCCCTCGCGCCGCGGCCGCAAGCCCCgcgtgcggggcggggggctcgggggaCCCGACCCGTCCCCCTCCCCgggcgccgccgccccgcccggcgccccggccccgcccggctcCCCCGACGCCCCGCGCAACGGCCGGGAGAAGCACTTTAaggacgaggaggaggacgaggaggaggccCCCGACGGCCTGAGCAGGGTGAATGTAGCGGGCGCCGGCGGAGGGGGGGGCGATGGGGGCGCCGGGGCCCCCGCCGAGGGCAGCTTCGCGGCCGGACTTGCCtga